A genomic window from Gossypium hirsutum isolate 1008001.06 chromosome D10, Gossypium_hirsutum_v2.1, whole genome shotgun sequence includes:
- the LOC107935470 gene encoding disease resistance protein RUN1 isoform X3 — protein sequence MASSSSSSRQMKHQVFLSFRGEDTRLNFTVHLLQALKDKGLNVFFDEEKLEKGEELSHALSQAIAASDLSILVLSKDYASSQSCLAELSDIMDRKRKPTDKHIVLPIFYHVDPSDVRNIGGTFKTSFEEHESKRPIEDMKRWKVAFAEIGASKGWHIEGGKSDRFETEYIKDVVEYVLKKLNSNCRSVSEELVGIDDQKKKLLVLIEQAGIHVIGLWGMSGIGKTTLADAVYKEVSPKFECSLFLQNISEKIKKQGSESLRNELLSKLLNNTLSIGYPYHERLNNKKILLVFDDVTDPDQMDFVGVKYFGPGSKIIVTSRDIQVLRNGGANHIHEVKKLNMNDSFQLFSTYAFQLLNLPVDFKYLSFKFVEYAQGNPLALKVLGLKLYTKSIKEWKSEVTKLKQCGEIKLSHILKSSLDGLDEIEKNIFLDVACIFKGQHLNYVEKILNNYYKGARCGISKLVGKCLLEVKYESISMHGMLEEMGKDIVMQESEYPGKRSRLWNCKDVEEVISYDKNLTNLREIDVSYCKNLRKMHNLSGAINLELLRCIGCESLVELWSEDDHIELVNLREIYVSECKNIRKICNLSRAINLEFLDCSYSKSLVELWNEDDRMDLVHLRKIYFDGCVNLRKIPNLSRAINLEFLGCSNCKSLVELPCLNHLASLHQYSLRLNGCYSLKKFPKVPRPFCSLDLPETKVEEVSDSIKDLHKLETLWLGKSKVKKVSINILKLEFLRKLDLSGCPIEEVSLPFDPLCNLQHLKMSGSAVKNVSIKLESLRKLNLSGCPMVKFPEIQEA from the exons ATGGcgtcttcttcatcttcttctcgtCAAATGAAGCATCAAGTTTTCTTAAGCTTCAGAGGTGAAGACACGCGCCTTAACTTCACCGTTCATCTACTCCAAGCTTTGAAAGACAAGGGACTGAATGTCTTCTTCGATGAAGAAaaactagagaaaggggaggaactTTCACATGCACTTTCACAAGCAATTGCAGCCTCAGATCTCTCAATCCTCGTTTTATCTAAAGACTATGCTTCTTCACAATCATGCTTAGCTGAACTTTCTGACATCATGGATCGCAAGCGCAAGCCCACGGACAAACATATTGTTCTTCCCATCTTTTACCATGTTGATCCTTCCGATGTGCGAAATATTGGTGGGACTTTTAAGACATCCTTCGAAGAGCATGAATCAAAGAGACCAATTGAAGACATGAAGCGATGGAAAGTCGCCTTCGCTGAAATCGGTGCATCAAAAGGGTGGCATATAGAAGGAGGCAAATCCGATAG atTTGAAACTGAGTACATTAAAGATGTCGttgaatatgttttaaaaaagttGAATAGCAATTGTAGAAGTGTCTCTGAAGAATTGGTGGGAATAGATGATCAAAAAAAGAAGCTTTTGGTGTTGATTGAGCAAGCGGGCATCCATGTAATAGGACTTTGGGGCATGAGTGGTATAGGCAAAACTACCCTTGCTGATGCTGTATATAAGGAAGTCTCTCCAAAGTTTGAATGTAGTTTGTTTCTTCAAAACATTAGTGAGAAAATAAAGAAACAGGGGAGTGAATCTTTACGAAATGAACTTCTTTCCAAACTATTAAACAATACTCTTTCCATAGGATACCCTTACCACGAGAGgctgaataataaaaaaatacttcttgTCTTTGATGATGTTACTGACCCAGACCAAATGGATTTTGTGGGTGTTAAATATTTTGGTCCTGGAAGTAAAATCATTGTAACATCTAGAGATATACAAGTACTTAGGAATGGAGGAGCAAACCACATACATGAGGTAAAGAAGTTAAACATGAACGACTCTTTTCAACTTTTTTCTACATATGCATTTCAATTGTTGAATCTTCCAGTTGATTTCAAATATCTATCATTCAAGTTTGTAGAATATGCCCAAGGTAATCCACTTGCTCTTAAAGTTCTGGGTTTGAAATTATATACAAAGTCTATAAAAGAGTGGAAGAGCGAGGTGACTAAACTAAAGCAATGTGGAGAaataaaactttcacatattttgaAGAGTAGCTTAGATGGGCTGGATGAGATAGAGAAGAATATATTTCTTGACGTAGCATGCATCTTTAAAGGGCAACACTTGAATTACGTagaaaaaattctaaataattattataaaggTGCAAGATGTGGAATAAGTAAATTGGTCGGCAAGTGCCTACTTGAGGTCAAATATGAATCTATTTCTATGCATGGCATGCTTGAAGAGATGGGCAAAGACATTGTTATGCAAGAATCTGAATACCCTGGAAAGCGCAGTAGATTATGGAATTGTAAAGATGTGGAAGAAGTGATCAGCTATGATAAA AACCTTACTAATTTAAGGGAAATTGACGTTTCATATTGCAAGAATTTAAGGAAGATGCATAATCTTTCAGGTGCCATCAACCTTGAACTCCTTCGTTGCATTGGCTGTGAAAGTCTGGTTGAACTTTGGAGTGAAGATGATCATATA GAGCTTGTTAATTTAAGGGAAATTTACGTTTCAGAATGCAAAAATATAAGGAAGATATGTAATCTTTCAAGAGCCATCAACCTTGAATTCCTTGATTGCTCTTACTCTAAAAGTTTGGTTGAACTTTGGAATGAAGATGATCGTATG GACCTTGTTCATTTAAGGAAAATTTACTTTGATGGGTGCGTGAATTTAAGGAAGATACCTAACCTTTCAAGAGCCATCAACCTTGAATTCCTTGGTTGCTCTAACTGTAAAAGTTTGGTTGAACTTCCTTGCCTCAATCATTTGGCATCTCTTCATCAATATAGTCTTCGCCTTAACGGATGTTATAGTCTCAAGAAGTTTCCTAAGGTCCCACGTCCCTTTTGTTCTTTAGATTTACCAGAAACCAAAGTAGAAGAAGTGTCTGATTCAATTAAGGATCTCCACAAACTTGAAACTTTGTGGTTAGGGAAGTCAAAGGTGAAAAAAGTATCGATCAATATTTTAAAGTTGGAATTCCTTCGTAAATTGGATCTTAGTGGTTGCCCAATTGAAGAAGTGTCGTTGCCTTTCGACCCCCTATGTAATCTTCAGCACTTAAAAATGAGTGGCTCAGCGGTCAAAAATGTATCGATCAAGTTGGAATCCCTTCGCAAACTGAATCTTAGTGGATGCCCAATGGTCAAATTTCCAGAAATCCAGGAAGcttaa
- the LOC107935470 gene encoding disease resistance protein RUN1 isoform X2: MASSSSSSRQMKHQVFLSFRGEDTRLNFTVHLLQALKDKGLNVFFDEEKLEKGEELSHALSQAIAASDLSILVLSKDYASSQSCLAELSDIMDRKRKPTDKHIVLPIFYHVDPSDVRNIGGTFKTSFEEHESKRPIEDMKRWKVAFAEIGASKGWHIEGGKSDRFETEYIKDVVEYVLKKLNSNCRSVSEELVGIDDQKKKLLVLIEQAGIHVIGLWGMSGIGKTTLADAVYKEVSPKFECSLFLQNISEKIKKQGSESLRNELLSKLLNNTLSIGYPYHERLNNKKILLVFDDVTDPDQMDFVGVKYFGPGSKIIVTSRDIQVLRNGGANHIHEFVEYAQGNPLALKVLGLKLYTKSIKEWKSEVTKLKQCGEIKLSHILKSSLDGLDEIEKNIFLDVACIFKGQHLNYVEKILNNYYKGARCGISKLVGKCLLEVKYESISMHGMLEEMGKDIVMQESEYPGKRSRLWNCKDVEEVISYDKGTDLIKGIKVDMTEVDSLQFCATAFEKMHKLRYINISFPKKMLWLKKLYANQVESISLPDELRFLRWDVYPFKSLSGFNPKNLVVLKLLHGNMEQLWNEDDDMNLTNLREIDVSYCKNLRKMHNLSGAINLELLRCIGCESLVELWSEDDHIELVNLREIYVSECKNIRKICNLSRAINLEFLDCSYSKSLVELWNEDDRMDLVHLRKIYFDGCVNLRKIPNLSRAINLEFLGCSNCKSLVELPCLNHLASLHQYSLRLNGCYSLKKFPKVPRPFCSLDLPETKVEEVSDSIKDLHKLETLWLGKSKVKKVSINILKLEFLRKLDLSGCPIEEVSLPFDPLCNLQHLKMSGSAVKNVSIKLESLRKLNLSGCPMVKFPEIQEA, encoded by the exons ATGGcgtcttcttcatcttcttctcgtCAAATGAAGCATCAAGTTTTCTTAAGCTTCAGAGGTGAAGACACGCGCCTTAACTTCACCGTTCATCTACTCCAAGCTTTGAAAGACAAGGGACTGAATGTCTTCTTCGATGAAGAAaaactagagaaaggggaggaactTTCACATGCACTTTCACAAGCAATTGCAGCCTCAGATCTCTCAATCCTCGTTTTATCTAAAGACTATGCTTCTTCACAATCATGCTTAGCTGAACTTTCTGACATCATGGATCGCAAGCGCAAGCCCACGGACAAACATATTGTTCTTCCCATCTTTTACCATGTTGATCCTTCCGATGTGCGAAATATTGGTGGGACTTTTAAGACATCCTTCGAAGAGCATGAATCAAAGAGACCAATTGAAGACATGAAGCGATGGAAAGTCGCCTTCGCTGAAATCGGTGCATCAAAAGGGTGGCATATAGAAGGAGGCAAATCCGATAG atTTGAAACTGAGTACATTAAAGATGTCGttgaatatgttttaaaaaagttGAATAGCAATTGTAGAAGTGTCTCTGAAGAATTGGTGGGAATAGATGATCAAAAAAAGAAGCTTTTGGTGTTGATTGAGCAAGCGGGCATCCATGTAATAGGACTTTGGGGCATGAGTGGTATAGGCAAAACTACCCTTGCTGATGCTGTATATAAGGAAGTCTCTCCAAAGTTTGAATGTAGTTTGTTTCTTCAAAACATTAGTGAGAAAATAAAGAAACAGGGGAGTGAATCTTTACGAAATGAACTTCTTTCCAAACTATTAAACAATACTCTTTCCATAGGATACCCTTACCACGAGAGgctgaataataaaaaaatacttcttgTCTTTGATGATGTTACTGACCCAGACCAAATGGATTTTGTGGGTGTTAAATATTTTGGTCCTGGAAGTAAAATCATTGTAACATCTAGAGATATACAAGTACTTAGGAATGGAGGAGCAAACCACATACATGAG TTTGTAGAATATGCCCAAGGTAATCCACTTGCTCTTAAAGTTCTGGGTTTGAAATTATATACAAAGTCTATAAAAGAGTGGAAGAGCGAGGTGACTAAACTAAAGCAATGTGGAGAaataaaactttcacatattttgaAGAGTAGCTTAGATGGGCTGGATGAGATAGAGAAGAATATATTTCTTGACGTAGCATGCATCTTTAAAGGGCAACACTTGAATTACGTagaaaaaattctaaataattattataaaggTGCAAGATGTGGAATAAGTAAATTGGTCGGCAAGTGCCTACTTGAGGTCAAATATGAATCTATTTCTATGCATGGCATGCTTGAAGAGATGGGCAAAGACATTGTTATGCAAGAATCTGAATACCCTGGAAAGCGCAGTAGATTATGGAATTGTAAAGATGTGGAAGAAGTGATCAGCTATGATAAA GGGACTGACCTAATTAAAGGAATAAAGGTAGACATGACTGAAGTTGATAGTCTACAGTTTTGTGCTACTGCTTTTGAGAAGATGCATAAGCTTAGATATATCAACATCAGCTTTCCTAAGAAAATGTTGTGGCTTAAGAAGCTATATGCAAATCAAGTTGAGAGTATATCTCTTCCTGATGAGTTAAGGTTTCTCCGTTGGGATGTTTACCCTTTCAAATCTTTATCTGGTTTTAATCCAAAAAATCTTGTCGTGTTGAAACTATTACATGGCAACATGGAACAACTTTGGAATGAAGACGACGATATG AACCTTACTAATTTAAGGGAAATTGACGTTTCATATTGCAAGAATTTAAGGAAGATGCATAATCTTTCAGGTGCCATCAACCTTGAACTCCTTCGTTGCATTGGCTGTGAAAGTCTGGTTGAACTTTGGAGTGAAGATGATCATATA GAGCTTGTTAATTTAAGGGAAATTTACGTTTCAGAATGCAAAAATATAAGGAAGATATGTAATCTTTCAAGAGCCATCAACCTTGAATTCCTTGATTGCTCTTACTCTAAAAGTTTGGTTGAACTTTGGAATGAAGATGATCGTATG GACCTTGTTCATTTAAGGAAAATTTACTTTGATGGGTGCGTGAATTTAAGGAAGATACCTAACCTTTCAAGAGCCATCAACCTTGAATTCCTTGGTTGCTCTAACTGTAAAAGTTTGGTTGAACTTCCTTGCCTCAATCATTTGGCATCTCTTCATCAATATAGTCTTCGCCTTAACGGATGTTATAGTCTCAAGAAGTTTCCTAAGGTCCCACGTCCCTTTTGTTCTTTAGATTTACCAGAAACCAAAGTAGAAGAAGTGTCTGATTCAATTAAGGATCTCCACAAACTTGAAACTTTGTGGTTAGGGAAGTCAAAGGTGAAAAAAGTATCGATCAATATTTTAAAGTTGGAATTCCTTCGTAAATTGGATCTTAGTGGTTGCCCAATTGAAGAAGTGTCGTTGCCTTTCGACCCCCTATGTAATCTTCAGCACTTAAAAATGAGTGGCTCAGCGGTCAAAAATGTATCGATCAAGTTGGAATCCCTTCGCAAACTGAATCTTAGTGGATGCCCAATGGTCAAATTTCCAGAAATCCAGGAAGcttaa
- the LOC107935470 gene encoding disease resistance protein RUN1 isoform X1 — protein sequence MASSSSSSRQMKHQVFLSFRGEDTRLNFTVHLLQALKDKGLNVFFDEEKLEKGEELSHALSQAIAASDLSILVLSKDYASSQSCLAELSDIMDRKRKPTDKHIVLPIFYHVDPSDVRNIGGTFKTSFEEHESKRPIEDMKRWKVAFAEIGASKGWHIEGGKSDRFETEYIKDVVEYVLKKLNSNCRSVSEELVGIDDQKKKLLVLIEQAGIHVIGLWGMSGIGKTTLADAVYKEVSPKFECSLFLQNISEKIKKQGSESLRNELLSKLLNNTLSIGYPYHERLNNKKILLVFDDVTDPDQMDFVGVKYFGPGSKIIVTSRDIQVLRNGGANHIHEVKKLNMNDSFQLFSTYAFQLLNLPVDFKYLSFKFVEYAQGNPLALKVLGLKLYTKSIKEWKSEVTKLKQCGEIKLSHILKSSLDGLDEIEKNIFLDVACIFKGQHLNYVEKILNNYYKGARCGISKLVGKCLLEVKYESISMHGMLEEMGKDIVMQESEYPGKRSRLWNCKDVEEVISYDKGTDLIKGIKVDMTEVDSLQFCATAFEKMHKLRYINISFPKKMLWLKKLYANQVESISLPDELRFLRWDVYPFKSLSGFNPKNLVVLKLLHGNMEQLWNEDDDMNLTNLREIDVSYCKNLRKMHNLSGAINLELLRCIGCESLVELWSEDDHIELVNLREIYVSECKNIRKICNLSRAINLEFLDCSYSKSLVELWNEDDRMDLVHLRKIYFDGCVNLRKIPNLSRAINLEFLGCSNCKSLVELPCLNHLASLHQYSLRLNGCYSLKKFPKVPRPFCSLDLPETKVEEVSDSIKDLHKLETLWLGKSKVKKVSINILKLEFLRKLDLSGCPIEEVSLPFDPLCNLQHLKMSGSAVKNVSIKLESLRKLNLSGCPMVKFPEIQEA from the exons ATGGcgtcttcttcatcttcttctcgtCAAATGAAGCATCAAGTTTTCTTAAGCTTCAGAGGTGAAGACACGCGCCTTAACTTCACCGTTCATCTACTCCAAGCTTTGAAAGACAAGGGACTGAATGTCTTCTTCGATGAAGAAaaactagagaaaggggaggaactTTCACATGCACTTTCACAAGCAATTGCAGCCTCAGATCTCTCAATCCTCGTTTTATCTAAAGACTATGCTTCTTCACAATCATGCTTAGCTGAACTTTCTGACATCATGGATCGCAAGCGCAAGCCCACGGACAAACATATTGTTCTTCCCATCTTTTACCATGTTGATCCTTCCGATGTGCGAAATATTGGTGGGACTTTTAAGACATCCTTCGAAGAGCATGAATCAAAGAGACCAATTGAAGACATGAAGCGATGGAAAGTCGCCTTCGCTGAAATCGGTGCATCAAAAGGGTGGCATATAGAAGGAGGCAAATCCGATAG atTTGAAACTGAGTACATTAAAGATGTCGttgaatatgttttaaaaaagttGAATAGCAATTGTAGAAGTGTCTCTGAAGAATTGGTGGGAATAGATGATCAAAAAAAGAAGCTTTTGGTGTTGATTGAGCAAGCGGGCATCCATGTAATAGGACTTTGGGGCATGAGTGGTATAGGCAAAACTACCCTTGCTGATGCTGTATATAAGGAAGTCTCTCCAAAGTTTGAATGTAGTTTGTTTCTTCAAAACATTAGTGAGAAAATAAAGAAACAGGGGAGTGAATCTTTACGAAATGAACTTCTTTCCAAACTATTAAACAATACTCTTTCCATAGGATACCCTTACCACGAGAGgctgaataataaaaaaatacttcttgTCTTTGATGATGTTACTGACCCAGACCAAATGGATTTTGTGGGTGTTAAATATTTTGGTCCTGGAAGTAAAATCATTGTAACATCTAGAGATATACAAGTACTTAGGAATGGAGGAGCAAACCACATACATGAGGTAAAGAAGTTAAACATGAACGACTCTTTTCAACTTTTTTCTACATATGCATTTCAATTGTTGAATCTTCCAGTTGATTTCAAATATCTATCATTCAAGTTTGTAGAATATGCCCAAGGTAATCCACTTGCTCTTAAAGTTCTGGGTTTGAAATTATATACAAAGTCTATAAAAGAGTGGAAGAGCGAGGTGACTAAACTAAAGCAATGTGGAGAaataaaactttcacatattttgaAGAGTAGCTTAGATGGGCTGGATGAGATAGAGAAGAATATATTTCTTGACGTAGCATGCATCTTTAAAGGGCAACACTTGAATTACGTagaaaaaattctaaataattattataaaggTGCAAGATGTGGAATAAGTAAATTGGTCGGCAAGTGCCTACTTGAGGTCAAATATGAATCTATTTCTATGCATGGCATGCTTGAAGAGATGGGCAAAGACATTGTTATGCAAGAATCTGAATACCCTGGAAAGCGCAGTAGATTATGGAATTGTAAAGATGTGGAAGAAGTGATCAGCTATGATAAA GGGACTGACCTAATTAAAGGAATAAAGGTAGACATGACTGAAGTTGATAGTCTACAGTTTTGTGCTACTGCTTTTGAGAAGATGCATAAGCTTAGATATATCAACATCAGCTTTCCTAAGAAAATGTTGTGGCTTAAGAAGCTATATGCAAATCAAGTTGAGAGTATATCTCTTCCTGATGAGTTAAGGTTTCTCCGTTGGGATGTTTACCCTTTCAAATCTTTATCTGGTTTTAATCCAAAAAATCTTGTCGTGTTGAAACTATTACATGGCAACATGGAACAACTTTGGAATGAAGACGACGATATG AACCTTACTAATTTAAGGGAAATTGACGTTTCATATTGCAAGAATTTAAGGAAGATGCATAATCTTTCAGGTGCCATCAACCTTGAACTCCTTCGTTGCATTGGCTGTGAAAGTCTGGTTGAACTTTGGAGTGAAGATGATCATATA GAGCTTGTTAATTTAAGGGAAATTTACGTTTCAGAATGCAAAAATATAAGGAAGATATGTAATCTTTCAAGAGCCATCAACCTTGAATTCCTTGATTGCTCTTACTCTAAAAGTTTGGTTGAACTTTGGAATGAAGATGATCGTATG GACCTTGTTCATTTAAGGAAAATTTACTTTGATGGGTGCGTGAATTTAAGGAAGATACCTAACCTTTCAAGAGCCATCAACCTTGAATTCCTTGGTTGCTCTAACTGTAAAAGTTTGGTTGAACTTCCTTGCCTCAATCATTTGGCATCTCTTCATCAATATAGTCTTCGCCTTAACGGATGTTATAGTCTCAAGAAGTTTCCTAAGGTCCCACGTCCCTTTTGTTCTTTAGATTTACCAGAAACCAAAGTAGAAGAAGTGTCTGATTCAATTAAGGATCTCCACAAACTTGAAACTTTGTGGTTAGGGAAGTCAAAGGTGAAAAAAGTATCGATCAATATTTTAAAGTTGGAATTCCTTCGTAAATTGGATCTTAGTGGTTGCCCAATTGAAGAAGTGTCGTTGCCTTTCGACCCCCTATGTAATCTTCAGCACTTAAAAATGAGTGGCTCAGCGGTCAAAAATGTATCGATCAAGTTGGAATCCCTTCGCAAACTGAATCTTAGTGGATGCCCAATGGTCAAATTTCCAGAAATCCAGGAAGcttaa